The following are encoded together in the Labeo rohita strain BAU-BD-2019 chromosome 17, IGBB_LRoh.1.0, whole genome shotgun sequence genome:
- the LOC127179579 gene encoding transmembrane protein 179 — MPMDNFIFAQCILYFLAFVFGFIAIVPLSENTEDFHGKCLLFTRGMWQNENITVSKQRFIIEEWGPQSSCSFITAVGIASLILSAVQAWRLLFFICKGHDDSIFNAFLNLLISTFVVFAVFLSSTIISVGFNLWCDAITEGGSMPSSCEDLQDTDLELGLDNSAFYDQFAIAQFGLWAAWLTWLGITVMAFLKVYHNYRQEDLVDSLIHEKEFLLGRSSRRRSDVVDEKSGMI; from the exons ATGCCTATGGATAATTTCATATTCGCGCAATGCATCCTTTATTTTTTAGCCTTCGTCTTTGGCTTCATAGCTATAGTACCTCTGTCGGAGAACACGGAGGATTTTCACGGGAAATGTCTGCTTTTCACGCGGGGGATGTGGCAGAATGAGAACATCACGGTGTCTAAGCAGCGCTTCATCATTGAGGAATGGGGACCACAGTCATCCTGCAGCTTCATCACCGCCGTCGGCATCGCGTCGCTCATCCTGTCCGCCGTACAAGCCTGGAGGCTGCTGTTCTTCATCTGCAAAGGCCACGATGA ctcGATCTTCAATGCCTTCCTAAACCTGCTCATCAGCACGTTCGTAGTGTTTGCAGTGTTCCTGTCCAGCACAATAATCAGTGTGGGTTTCAATCTATGGTGTGATGCTATAACAGAAGGAGGCAGTATGCCTAGCAG CTGTGAGGATCTCCAGGACACTGATCTTGAATTAGGGCTGGACAACTCTGCTTTTTATGACCAGTTTGCCATAGCACAG TTTGGGCTGTGGGCGGCCTGGCTGACTTGGCTCGGTATCACCGTCATGGCCTTTCTGAAGGTTTATCACAACTACCGTCAAGAGGATCTGGTCGACAGCTTGATCCACGAGAAAGAGTTCCTACTCGGACGCTCGTCACGCCGGCGCTCTGATGTGGTAGATGAGAAAAGTGGCATGATATGA
- the LOC127179649 gene encoding uncharacterized protein LOC127179649, protein MENSSNSAQLSCQALCHVATSTSVDIHCKFKQRGDEEECEEDLPLQTEEELCDPLPVFSSRSASPDSMESVGFFTSACSSPSALCSEPPSAQQSILLKQNSSSMPKEEKSHFTYEDKTPTDMISGCPDLTFTLEGATEVLSINSLSRKSGVKDKILPSVVSGVSHSAEGYTIEATHAERRLLSTLNLHPNCYSNEDNQSVCSIPETPVESHNFLSPNHEKFTYHKTVEDAVSIKSKNLTENEKWIISPTKPKTEYVHLQDSEASGISSFLELKPLRVGNILEVVHSTDKNP, encoded by the exons ATGGAGAATAGTTCGAATAGTGCACAACTCTCATGTCAGGCCTTATGTCATGTTGCTACTAGCACATCAGTTGACATTCATTGTAAGTTCAAGCAAAGAGGTGATGAGGAAGAGTGTGAGGAAGACCTGCCTCTCCAGACAGAG gAGGAGTTGTGTGATCCACTGCCAGTGTTCTCCTCTCGCTCTGCATCTCCTGACAGCATGGAGTCTGTTGGCTTCTTCACATCTGCCTGCTCTTCACCATCAGCTCTCTGCTCTGAACCCCCGTCTGCACAGCAATCCATCCTCTTAAAGCAGAACTCTTCTTCCATGCCTAAAGAAGAGAAAAGTCATTTCACATATGAGGACAAAACTCCCACAGACATGATCTCTGGCTGTCCTGATCTAACTTTCACTCTAGAGGGCGCCACAGAGGTGTTATCGATCAACAGTCTGAGCAGGAAAAGCGGGG TTAAAGATAAGATCTTACCTAGTGTGGTATCTGGAGTCTCACACTCAGCTGAGGGCTACACAATAGAAGCTACACATGCAGAGAGAAG gcTCTTGAGCACACTTAACCTTCACCCTAACTGCTACAGTAATGAGGACAATCAGTCAGTGTGCTCAATTCCCGAGACCCCGGTGGAGAGTCATAACTTTTTATCACCCAATCATG AGAAGTTTACTTACCATAAGACAGTGGAGGATGCTGTTAGCATTAAGTCAAAGAATCTGACTGAGAATGAAAAGTGGATCATTTCACCcactaaaccaaaaacagaATATGTTCACCTGCAGGATTCAGAGGCATCAGGAATCTCCAGCTTTCTGGAACTAAAGCCCTTAAGGGTAG GCAACATACTGGAAGTGGTGCATTCCACGGACAAGAAtccatga